GAAGCTGCGCTTTTGGCGTTGCCTCTCGAGAAAAAATCTTTGTAGCTGGAGGAGAAAACATGACAGGAAGATTAAAAACTTGTGAGATGTACAATACGTTAACAAACGAATGGCAACTAGTTGCAAACTTGAAAGTCCCACGCTGTTATGGTAGTATGGTTTGTCTGGACGGAAAGCTGTACGTACTGGGTGGAGAAAGTAATTTAAACCGAAAGGAACTAAGTGTTGAATTTTTGCACCCTGCAAACGACCAATGGTTCCTCCAAACAACCATACCAGACCTCGACCcacaaaataattcattcaCTGGCTGTGTTCTTAGGCTTTCTGAAAAATTACTGAACCGACTTTCTAATTTTAGAAATTACTAGACAAACTTATGATTGTTGAGCAGTAGTCTCTTTGACACTTTACAGCTTTAGAATTAGTCATGTTGTTCACAGCAGACAGCAGACACAGCCCTTCGTTTTTTATTACCTTAATTTAGAAGGTCACCAAAGGAAATGCTGAGTTAAATCAATGGTCCCTTCTCACTAGTTACCGTTTGCTGTAAACCTCATACTTTAAACTCTCTCACTAGAGATAGCATGTGTAGTCATGTTTACAGCACTGGACTTCTAAGTCTTTAAGCACCTTTCACCCTGAAAGCTTCTCAAGTCAAAACCGTAGCATTGCTTGAATGGACATAGGGGCGTACCAGGGCCTGAGAGAGTAAAATCGGCAAAAGTTTTCCTCTAGACTTTGTCCTATCTGAATGAATTTCCTTCAAATCCAGAAACCAATAAGAAGAAGGGGTAGGTGCGCACAACCGACTACCTTATTTGAGATTACATTATTGCATGATAATTTCCTTCTTTCAcaactaaagaaaaacaacaggaGAACAAAGCGAGGTTGACAAACCCTATGTAAGTTTAACTTTTAATAAGAACTTTAGGATCGTGTTTTACatcaaattgtaaaattatccaaataattttggctaaaaTGAAATCCTTCATCAAGATATCGAAGTAATAGATTTTTCAGATTTGTGACATGTACAAAACGTCAACAAATGGCAACTTATTGAAAGCTTGAATGTTCTACGTTGTTATATAATATGGTTTATTTGAATAGAAAGCCTTTCGCACTGGATGGAAGGGATGAGAGAGACCAAACTGAGTGTGGAACGCTTTGACAGTGCCAAGGACAGGTGGATACCAGTGACAAATGATATAGACCCGTCGTTTGGCTGTATTCTGAGGTTCGTCAGAAAACTGCTGAACAAACGTAAGGTTGTTGGGTAGTAGTCCCTCAAACACCCTAAAGCACTGTCATAAGGAAGCTTTTAAGCTTAAAAATATGAGGCTAACGACAAAGAACGAGCTTAGGATAGAATTTAAATCTGTTAATATCGTTAATATCGTTCACTGAAGAAATAAAGCGAGGATCACAGTTACCAATCGATCACAATTGCTGCTTTACATCACCTTAAGGCAAGGAGAAagcttttaaatgaaattaagtAATTATCACGTCACGCAAAATTAAAGAGACGAAAATCACATGGAGTTAGAATTTATgtatataatttaattttttttacaaagttcACATTTActcatttctaattttttagtGGATTTGGTATTCTTAAGTACTGTTCTTTTATTCGCAGCGCTATTTTTATATGGATTTGCAATGCAAATTTAAGCGAAATTTAAGTGAAATTTCCTGGGAAGGAAGGTTACCGTTCATAACTCAATAGTTGTGCTAGATTTGCGCTGGGGTCCTCCTTTCTTCCTCATCATTGCGTCCGGTGCGCGtttgaacaattaaaattcctatatctttttatatatttctttccgCAAATACGCCTTAAGgatattttctcaaaataaTTCAGCCTCTCACCTCCCCTCTCTCTCTCAAGATTCTGCCCAAAGCCTTTTCGGGTCCCTTTTAGGTTGTTTTGTCAGCATGATCTCGACACCAAAATAACgattatcattatttcttaattggccctgaaataacgaatagcataatttcagtgcatgtgtgagaccttcgggctcgaagcttgggaaagataaaatgacggcttacggcggcgaaggaaatctcagcagtttaatattttagcgtgaaaaggcttgggtgttgtgatctggttctcaagtaaaaaaaaatcacggtctgcaatggtactaccaccttttgaacaacaagaaaacattaaaacgGTGGTAGTTGTGTTTTGTCTACTTGTCCATAAAGTCTTCCAGGGGACTCAGGAAAAGAAAATCGAGTGAGCGTAGGAGAAACTGGGAACCAGCGTTACTCTCCTTTCGAATTCGCTCTAGATATTTTTCCTGAGTAAAACAACAATATCAGAAAAGTTTAAGCAGAAACTTCCCACAGAAACAAGGAAATTCTGTAAAATATGGAAGATATACAGCCTATCTCAGCCGCTGAACAGGGGCCTTTCTGTGTGGAACTGATGAAGCGCCTCAACATTCATCGAAAACAAGATTATTTGTGCGACATCACTTTGGTTTCTATAGACAACATAGAATTTAAAGCTCACCGAAATGTGCTTTCCGCCGCAAGTCCGTACTTTGACAAACTTCTTCAGAGCAACATGAAGGAGAATCGAGAGGGGATTGTTCGGTTTGAGGAGATTTCAGGTTCTGTTCTGAAAGATGTTTTGGAATTCATCTACAGTGGAACTGTGGATGTGACTCAAGAGAATGCCGAGAAACTGATCGCCGCAGGGAATTATCTGATCATTCCGGGCTTGAAAACAGCTTCAGGGCGGTTTTTGGAACGAGAAATGTCATCCATAAACTGTATTTCAACCTTTTACCTCGCTGAGAAATATGAGTGTGACGAGTTTATCACCAACAGCAGGCTTTTTATTCACGAAAACATCGTTACCGTGGCAAAACTGGATGAATTTTTGCTCTTGGAAGCTAAAGAGATCGAGAGGTGGATTTCGTCCGACGAGATTACAGTCAAGGAGGAAGCtgatgtttttaaaatcatattaGACTGGATAAACCACAGAAAGAGTGAGCGAAAAGCAGCATTTGAAGAACTGTTTCGTCATGTTCGACTCAGTTTTCTGTCGCGTAACTGTTTGGAGGATGTCGTGACAAACGAACTGGTGCGTGAGAATTTGGCTTGTGTGAAGCTGGTCATGGATGCTGCCATGAAGATGGCTACCCTTATTGATGAAGATCATCTCCCGCAGTTATCAAGGAAAGGGCAGGAAACACGTGTTATTGTAGCACGTGGTGGCAAGaactgtttttgttattttcctgaagaaaaccTGTGGAAGCGTTTACCAGATGGTCTGAAGGATAAAAGAGCCATTTCAAATCAGATGATAAAATTCCGTAACCAGTTGTTCATCTTAAGCGAATATGACGATACAGAGAGATACGATCCTGCTTTTAATGTTTGGTCCGAGCTAAACTTGTACAGGGGTTCTGCAAAGTTGGTCGTTCTTAAAGGAGAAATTTATGCCATTGAATTTAACATTTATAGCAGGGGTGACGAAACTACTATCAAGAAGTACAATGTGAAACGGTGTAAATGGGAGACACTCATCTCATCTTGTGAAGGCTGTAGAGAGAATGCTTGTGTTATTGCAGCTGGCAGCCATCTGTACCTGTTTGGTGGGAAGATTCCATACAGAGAGGTATACGTCGTAAAAGCTGAGAGATTTGACACCGTGAAAAACAAGTGGGAGGAAATCGCAGACATGCAGGAAGGAAGAAGCTGCGCTATTGGCGTGGctactgaaaataaaatcttcgtTACAGGGGGATTACGCAATGGAACAAGATTGAAAACTTGCGAGAAATATAAGATATCGACAAATGAATGGCAGCTTGTTGCAAACTTGAATGTCCCACGCTTTCATGGTAGTATGGTTTGTCTGAACGGAAAGCTGTATGTATTGGGTGGAGTAAATGATAGAAACCAAAGGGAACTAAGTGTTGAATGTTTCGACCCTGCAAACGGCCAATGGATCCAGGAAACAACCATACCAGTTACAAACACTGACCCACATCAAAATAACAACACATTCATCGCCTCTGTTCTGAAGCTTTCTAGAGAATTACTAGACAACTTGTGATTtcttaaagttcacatggcaaccaggtggacaatcagacaaagtttgatgctactttggtttaaagatttaatgaatgtaaccgagaagttacaattcatggaaaaggtttttgagcaaactttaacgttgtggctattcaaaattctatTGATGAGTTCTATAACACCCtgaagttgctcaaaaaccttttcagacttaggggcatatttttgccaaacctaagagtcctgtcacgaaagaacaacaaactgacgctatttattctattacgtgcaatgactgtgataacgagtATTATaatcggacagaccaaacgtcagtttggtatacgtttgaaagagcatcaaaaagcggtcttcttttgcaaaaaagaaaattcagctttatcggagcacacgTGCGTAACCAACCATaaaattgggtgggataagtctaaagttttcaccactaatcggcgttaccaccagcgcctttgtttggaagcctggcatatcaactccaCCCtcgctcctttaaatcgttaTGATGGCGGGTTACTTCCTAACGCCTATTTACGCCTCGTCAGAAACAAGCGCAGCTAATTGGTgagcgtataaaaggacctcttgttgcagcgtttagatcacccctgatgaaggcactagacagtagcgtcgaaacgttgggtctatgaattgtaacttctcggttacattcattaaatctttaaaccagagtagcatcaaaccaagtCAAACTTAGGATTGTTAAGCAGTAGTCTCTGAAACACTTTACAGCTTTAGAATTAGTCATGTTGTTCATAGCTGAAAGCAGACAGAGCCattcgttttttatttccttaatCTGGAAGCTCACTTAAGGAAAGGCTGGGTCAAATCAAAGGTCCCCTCTTACTAGTTACTGTTTGCTTTAAACCTTATACTTTACTTTATACTCTCACTAAAGATAGCGTGTGTAGTCATGTTTACAGCACAGGAATTCTAAGTCGTTAATTATAATTGAGTGTTAAGCACCtaagtagcatcaaaccatgtcaaacttttgattgttaagcaGTAGTTTTCCGACACTTTACAGCTTTAGAACTAATCATGTTGTTCATAGCAAACAACAGGCACAGGCATTCGTTTATTATTACCTTAATTTAGAAGCTCAGCAAAGGAAAGGCTGGGTTAAATCAAAGGTCCCTTCTTACTATTTGCCATTTACTTTGAACCTTATACTTTTAAACTCTCTCACTAAAGATAGCATGTGTAGTCATGTTTACAGCATAGGAATTCTAAGTCATTAATTATCATTGAATGTTAAGCACCTTTCACTCTGAATGCTTCTCAAGTCAAAACCATAGCACTGCTTGGCGTACCAGGGCCTAGGAGAGTAGAGTTATACCATTTCACGCCGTCAACTTCGAGCCTGAGTCAAGTTTGTAGCcgccaaaaaaattaagacagaACAAACAAACTCGTTCATATAAcgaagttttttcctttctacttcagatgaaacagctttttttatctgtttcgATTTCACAATATACAAGAATTTCCGCGTCTATAAATTGTTGCGCTCCAACTCACAGAATTGTCGCAAAGTTTACAAAACCTGGATTGCTTGGCAAATTTGCAAAAGTGGAACCCGTGTACctcgagaaaaacaagaaaagttgGATATGATCATTCTGGTGAAACAAATGTTTAACTGAGGAAAATACATGTTCTCGATAATTTTGGCCGAGAAGAGATTAGGATCCTTGCGGATGCAACATGGCGGTCGAGTACGAGAAATCAGTTTCATACTCCGTGTCTAGACGGTTTTTCGTTGAATAAGGACTTCTGCGTTAGGTGTGTATAATATATAGTAGTATATAATACGACATCTTCTACCCtttattatattaattaatgtaTATGATAGCCTAGTTCAGCCATATTTTAATTGTTGTAGTGTTGTTTGGGGTAACTGTGGCAGTGGTCTCTCCGAAAAGCTTCAGAAGCTCCAAGATCGTGCAGCCCGTATTTGATGTGTGCCAGTAATGACTCTGATATCGATGAATTGTTCCAGGCACTGGGTTGGGGTAAACTCAAACATCAAAGATTTGAATCAGCTGCTGTTATGATGTACAAATCTTTACATGGGATGACCCCTGAGTATCTGAGTTCTAGATTTGTGTTTCGAAACGACAAAACATCATATCGATCAAGGAATACTGAATATAAATTGGCTCTTCCTCAGCCCCGCACCAATTATTTGAAGAAGAGTTTCTCTTAAAGCGGAGCCAGGTTGTGGAACAGCCTATTTAGTGACCTTCATTCAGCAACATCTTTACATGATTTTAAACTTAACATACGTCACCACAGTTTTGAATGAGTTTTAACACGGCATCCTTATAAAGCAGTTTTTAGTAAGTAGTTGAGGTTAGTTAGTTTAGTTAGAAATGATTAGTTGATCTTGtatcattttataatatttgCTGAAGGATTTACCGTGTATGAATAAAGTTACCATTACCATCAAACCCGAATGCcttgaggaaaataatttttttaatgcctAGTGGGGGAAGGTGGGAAGGGGGGGTGAAGATTTTGGGAGGATTACATGGATTCAGGGAAATGGAGGGGGAATCAGTCGTTGCAGAGGTGTACGGGAAGGACTGGAGAAAATTGAATGACAATTAACTTCCAATGAGGGtaagggagggggggtggggtgggcgGGTGTGTCATGAAAATACTTAAGAGCCTTATGGGAGCATTAGGTAAAATTatcgtgacacaaacaaaatccacctaacaccccccccccccccccatccatCCCCCaagcgataaataatgaccggtcctCTATGATTCACTCCACTCTTTTTCACCAAGTCAGAATGCTGGTGTACACGTGATTTGAAGTGGCTCTTGTATCTTGCACAAGTCGGGTTTTGCTTGAAACAATACTGACTAGTCGGAACTGAAGTAGTTTCCCTCCACTGTATGCAATAGAATTAGATGTTGTAATTGGAGAGAAATGATATTGGGGAGCCAAGATTTGGGGAAAGGTATCGTTCAGCTGACCACGGAGAAGAACAATGGT
This is a stretch of genomic DNA from Pocillopora verrucosa isolate sample1 chromosome 12, ASM3666991v2, whole genome shotgun sequence. It encodes these proteins:
- the LOC131788053 gene encoding kelch-like protein 12, encoding MEDIQPISAAEQGPFCVELMKRLNIHRKQDYLCDITLVSIDNIEFKAHRNVLSAASPYFDKLLQSNMKENREGIVRFEEISGSVLKDVLEFIYSGTVDVTQENAEKLIAAGNYLIIPGLKTASGRFLEREMSSINCISTFYLAEKYECDEFITNSRLFIHENIVTVAKLDEFLLLEAKEIERWISSDEITVKEEADVFKIILDWINHRKSERKAAFEELFRHVRLSFLSRNCLEDVVTNELVRENLACVKLVMDAAMKMATLIDEDHLPQLSRKGQETRVIVARGGKNCFCYFPEENLWKRLPDGLKDKRAISNQMIKFRNQLFILSEYDDTERYDPAFNVWSELNLYRGSAKLVVLKGEIYAIEFNIYSRGDETTIKKYNVKRCKWETLISSCEGCRENACVIAAGSHLYLFGGKIPYREVYVVKAERFDTVKNKWEEIADMQEGRSCAIGVATENKIFVTGGLRNGTRLKTCEKYKISTNEWQLVANLNVPRFHGSMVCLNGKLYVLGGVNDRNQRELSVECFDPANGQWIQETTIPVTNTDPHQNNNTFIASVLKLSRELLDNL